A segment of the Staphylococcus ratti genome:
TCACAAGAGATTTAAAATTACTTTTAACCACTTCTGTTATGTCAAATGACAACTTCTCTACATTATCACTTACATAAAATGACTGAGCCGCGTTTTGTAACAATTCATAATCATTAACATCATTTCCATAAGCTATGTAAGCTTCGTTACCTATAATCTTCTTTAAAGTTGAAAATTTATTAATACCTTTGGCGGTAATATCAATGTTGTGTTCACCATCATGATATAAAATGGATATATTGGAACCCAACTTAGCAATATGCCTCTTTATTTCAATAAAAAGCTCCTCTGGAATATCTATTAAAATAATTTTGATAGGTTCTTCGATTGCTTCCATCTCAACTTTATTAGCTAAATTATCTGGATCGAGTTGTTGATATATGTTACTACTTTCACTGACATTAGAAGCATAATCAAATGCACCATCTATAATATACTTCAAATGATACTTTCTTATTAAATCTTTTATTTTTGAATACACAACACCCGGTATTGCTTTGATTACTTCTATTTCTCCTTCTCTTGAAATAATAGACCCATTCCCACCAATCAAAAAGTTATATTCAAAGTTTCTAACTACTGGCAATAAGTCTCGTATTGGACGTGCAGAAGCAAAAATGACCTCATTTTGCTTTTCTATTCTTTTGATTTCATTCACTAATTCTGGCTCAATAAATTGACCATTAAAACATATCGTACCGTCTACATCAAATACAAACTTCATATCGCTCCCCCTTTTTATACTTTATAATTTATCAATAACATCTCAACATATCAATTAACCATTTGAAAAAGACCGCAGGACAGAAATCTATTGATTTCGTCGTCCTGTCAATCGATTTATTATGATACGTATTGTACTTTATGCTCGGCTTATTTTTGTTCAAAATGATATTTAATCGTATCTATTACCTTTTTCATTCCAAT
Coding sequences within it:
- a CDS encoding HAD-IIB family hydrolase, with the protein product MKFVFDVDGTICFNGQFIEPELVNEIKRIEKQNEVIFASARPIRDLLPVVRNFEYNFLIGGNGSIISREGEIEVIKAIPGVVYSKIKDLIRKYHLKYIIDGAFDYASNVSESSNIYQQLDPDNLANKVEMEAIEEPIKIILIDIPEELFIEIKRHIAKLGSNISILYHDGEHNIDITAKGINKFSTLKKIIGNEAYIAYGNDVNDYELLQNAAQSFYVSDNVEKLSFDITEVVKSNFKSLVMSLKKL